GACATCCGTACAATCGATCCCAAAGGCATGCGTCAGAATGTTTCTGCGGTGTTTCAGGATTTTGAGAGTTATCAATTGACCGCTCGCGAAAACATCGCCATGGGACACCCCAAAATCGATGATGATGCTTATATCGAAGCTGCAGCCGCTAAAGCCGGCGTGGGAGAATTAATCGGAAAACTGCCTAACGGCTTGGATACGGAACTCGGTGCGATGTTTCATAATGGACACGAGCTGTCCGGCGGACAATGGCAGAAAATAGCGTTAAGCCGCGCTTTCATGCGAGATGCACAAATTGTTATTCTTGATGAGCCGACAGCAGCGCTTGATCCGCGAGCGGAAGCGGAAATCTATGATAACTTCGCTACTTTATATGAAGGAAAAACAACGATCATGATCTCTCATCGTTTGAGTAGTTGCAGACACGCAGACAAAATCATCGTGCTGCATAACGGGGAGATTATCGAAGAAGGTAATCATGAGACACTACTCGCTGCGCAAGGCGCGTATGCCGAAATGTTCCATACGCAAGCCAAACGTTATGCATCATAATCGTATCTGGCAAATTCCCAATCCATCGGATTCCGCTGATCCATCACAGAAAATGAAGCTTCCATCTCACGTGGTCCGTGGTTTTTGGAAGCTTCTTTGTTTGCCTGCTGCCAAGTACACGCGTCGAAATCATTGTTCCTATCGTATCTCTGAACACAAAAATCAGTCGTCACAGAGAATATCTGCGACAACTGGTTTTTGATGGTTAAGCCAACAAATCATCTACTCCGTAATCAACCCATAAGCTGTTATCCGCTTAATCCTGCGAGCTACTAGCATCGATATGAGATAGGCCAATACGATAAGACCGACGCAAAGCATAACGATAAGGGGAATATTCACAATAAATTGCACGTTGTATATCCCAGCGCCCGATAGCAGCAGTGTAAGTACAGAGTTGGTACACAGGCTTCCTAGCACCCCCCCGATAATTACACCCACGATCACAACGGGAACAAAGCTCAGTACGATTTGGGTCATAAGTTGAAGAGTGGTGTACCCTGTAGCTTTTAATATCCCAAATTCCCTCTTGCGCTTGAGAATCATCGTTTTGATGACGAGATATAGGATCAGAGCGACGACCAGCACGGTTATCGCAAGAATGGTGACCATGACGGATAACACTGCTGAGATATAAACACTGCTTTGGCTAGCCAACATCTCATCTACATCCGTTATATCCTTTATCAAAGTTCCGTACTTTGCTTTGAAGTCTCGGATAAAGTCGGCATTACCTACATCTTTTAGATAGACATTTATTATCGTGCCTGTATAGTCAGGGATTAGATGTTGTACCCCAGGTAAAGTTACAGATGTAATCTTCCCCATATAGTTTAAAGACTGGCTCAGCCCGGTAATCAAGAACTGACGGGATACATCGTTCATTTCCACCTTAACTGTATCGCCGATACTTTTATGAAGCAGCTTTGCCAACGCCCCAGAAACCGCGATTTCGTTGTCGTATTGCGGATTTCGACCTTTATAGACCACATTGTTATTTAGCTTACTGTAATCATCCGATATACTCATATAAACGCTTTGTCCATCCATTGTCGCTGTAGTAAATTCCAGTAATGCGGTCTTTGTCACACCATCCATTTGTTCAATATCTGCAAGCAATTTGTCGCCATCGACGTCGTGATTAGACTGAATAACTACATTAGACGTCTCCGAACCCACTAGATGAATAAACGCAGTTTTATCTACCGCAACGTTGTAATATAAAACGATGGAGAAGATGGAGGCAAAGGTGATTGCTGCAATGATCATGGCAATCATGATGTTCTGCTTACTATTCTTGATCATTGTTTTGCAAGCGAGCACGAAATGGAGTCCACCCTTGCCTTTCTCTAACGGGAAAAGATTCTTTTTAAAGCTGTGAGTCATGATACCTCCCCTCAGCGCTGCAACGGGATGAAGTTTTCTGATACGTGAGGAGGAGAGCAATGCCACCGTCAGCACCAATACAACAACAGCCAGGATACTAACAAGATTAATCGCTATGTCGAAGCTCTGGGACCATTGCAGTCCGGCTAAAGAGGAAATAATTCCACCGAACACGGGCATTGCGGTATAAGAGATTAAGACTCCTATGACACCAGCAGAAAGCGCGATTAGCATAAACTGTAATGCCATGGATGCGATGATCTGCCAGCTGGTATAACCAACCGCTTTAAGGACGCCGATATTCACCATGCCATCGTCGATACTGTTGGTCACACGGAACTTGATGACGATCAAAGACACAAGCACAATCACTGCCGCAAACGCAACCAGAATCATCGCGACAATATTGACCGTCATCGTGTTGACACTTTTCATCATCACGATGTCAGCCCCCCAATGCGGATGCGAAAATTGTTTGTTGTAGTCGTTAAGCAGCTCAGCCGATTGTGTACTGTCCGTAAGGCTCGCGGACATAAGGATGCCGTCCACAGTCTTACCCAGCTTATCCGACAACTGATGATAGGAAGTATCTGGTAAAAGGAATTTCATCATGCCATTATTGTTCGTACCCATCATGGTTGCCTCAAAAAATCCAGCAATTCGATAACTGTAGTCCTTATCCTGGTAGTTGATTGTGAAGTTGTCACCCAGCTTGTAGCCACCGCTTGTTTTAAAGCTGTAGGGAACATACATATCTTGGTTATTGATCGAATCCAGCTTTTCAATTAGCTTCAGTGGTGAAAACCTTCGGCTTGCATCCGCATTGAGTATCGCAGCACCAAGAGACAAATCGCTATCACCATATCGGAACTTGGCCGTGTTCATTAGAATGATTTGTTCCGTTTCTGTTTCTCTCACGCCAGAATAGTTTTTGAGGAAATCTTCATAGGATGGTTTATATTCAGAGCTGTTCATAATAATGCTCACATGCGCATCATGCAGTTCTTCGACCTTATCATCATAGAAGGTATTCATTTTGGAAATAACCGTCATTCCTACGTTGAGCAGCAGCGCGGCAATAAATATCAAAATAAACAGAGAGATTGCCGCACCTTTGCCTTTTTTGATGTTGGCCAAGGCAAGATTAACGATTTTCATCTTACCACCCCATTTCAGCAAGAAATGCGTTTAACTTTTCATGCCGTTCACGGTTGTGATCCACATGGTAGGCACCTAACTTTAGGTCTCCGTAAATAACGCCATCACGCAGATAGAGCACTCTGTTTCCCCGCAAAGCCGTCTTGATGTCATGTGTGACCATCACAATACTCTGTCCATTGTGGTTGACTTCGGTCATCACATCTAGCACACTATCACTTGCAGCGGAGTTGAGCGCACCGGTTGGCTCGTCTGCGAAAACGATTTTCGGAGAGTTGATCAATGCGCGCACGATGCCTGCCCGCTGTGCTTCACCGCCGGAGAGCTGGGAGGGGAATTTCCCCCATGAAGCTTCGTCTAATCCCACTTGTGCAAGCAACTGTTTTGCTTTGGACACAATTTCACGCTTATTTTTACTCACCAACAAGCCACTTGCCAGCACATTATCTAATACACTCATGTTGTCCAGTAAATAGATCTGTTGGAACACAAAACCGCAATTATTTCTTCTAAAAACGGCAAGCTGATCATTATTCAACTTGGAGATGTTCTGCTCCTCAAAATGGATTTCACCCAATGTGGGTTTATCCATACCCGATAGCGCATAGAGCAGGGTGGATTTCCCCGAACCCGAGCTGCCCATAATTACCGTAAAATCCCTCTCCATAAGACTGATATCTAGATTTTTCAACACATGCTGCTGAATACCACCACTAGAAAAGGTTTTGCATAATTTTTCTGTTCTTAATATTACGTTTTGCATGGATAACCATCCTTTATTGACATATTTAAAGTGTTATCTATTCAATCCACATACAAATAAGACTGTAAAGTAGATTACAGTCTTATCATACAAGAGCAATTCTTATTTAATCTTTGTCCAATCCTTAACCGTTTCTTAATTCGCTTAGGCAAGCTTAATTTTTAGTGTAACGGTAAATCCATCCTCACGGTTATAGCATGCAATATCACCCTGCATATTTTGCATAAGATACTTGGAAATGTACAAGCCAAGCCCTGACCCGCTTTGTCCCCCTATATTATTTCCTCTATAAAATTTGTTGAACAAGAGAGGTAATTCATCCCCCGAGATGCCATTCCCATAATCATTGATGTCCATCTCTAAATAAGTGCTGCATATACGAGAAGTAATCGTAACATTGGTGCCCGCATATTTATATGAATTACTCAAAATATTATCAATTACTTGCTGCAGACGCATGACATCCGTTAAGAGGATACAATCCGGTATTGGCTCACAGCTGATTTGATCATCGTAATTTACATTCGCAATCATACCGTTAAGGACATTGCTGTATTCCTCTCTTACCGTAACCTTTAACTCTTTCAATTCTTCCAAAGTCGCATGGAACATATCGGTCACAAGTAGATTAATCTGCTCTGCTTTTGAATAGACCATGTTTAACTGCTTGATCACCTTTTCATCGGCAGCACGCAGCAGCATGAGTTCGGTCACCGCTTTAATGGAGGCAACAGGTGTTTTAATGTCATGGCTTAAGCTGGCAACGAGTTCCTTCTTGCTGCGGTTTGCAGCATATTCACTATTACGCGCTACTGCCAATTCCTCGCGCATGATATCAAAGCTTTCGGTAAAAGCGCCGAACGTATTATTTTTGTCCATTTCCAAAGGAATGTCTAGATTTCCTCTCGCCACATTTAGAGCAAAGCTCTGCAACTTTTGGAATGGTTTAAATACCGTATAATTTATAAATAATATACATAGTGTAAACAGCACCGCTAACGTGGTAAATGTCATAAAAATCACAATTACAAGTTGTTTCTTGATCTGTTGAATCATTTCTTTATAATCATTGTAAATAATAAGCTTACCTTCAGGGGTACCATTTACCATTATGTCTGTGATCGTATCTCTGTTTTTGATGGCATCATTTATCGTAGTGGAAAGTCCGCCTGCCGTTTGGTAGAGCACGTTGCCACTGTTATCGAGAACGGCAAAGTGCTCCCTTAATGTGCTGTAATCTCCTTGTCCGATATGTCCCCAATGGCTTTCAACCGTCTTTAATACCTCATTCACAGCGACAATATTCACATCGGTATTTTCCTTCGTCACAAGTACTAGTACAGAAAAAGAAACACCTGCAATAAAAACAATAAGGATTAATAAGAAGATCCATTTTATTCTCATGACTTACTATCCTCTAAGACGTATCCCGTTCCCCATACAGTTTTGATATATTGCGGTTCGTTCGGATTGACTTCAATTTTTTCACGTAAATGACGGATATGTACATTGAGCGTTCCATCTCCGGTAAAGGAATCCCCCCACACATTGTGGAACAACTCTTCTTTGGTGACTACCTTGTTTTTATTTTTCGCTAAATAGCAGAGCAATTTATATTCCAACGTCTTGAGTCTTATATCTACACCGTTCACACGGACACGGCAAAGCATACAATCGATCTTGATCTGGCCGAATTCCAGGATTTCAGTAGGACTGCTATTCCCGCCGTACCTTTTGAGCACAGCCTTCACTTTGGCAAGCAATATGCTGAGTGTATAGGGCTTCTGTATGTAATCATCTCCACCTATGTTGAGTGCAATGAGTACATCGTCATCACTAGAACGGGCGCTAATAAACAGAATTGGAATCTGCGTTGTTTGCCGTAGCCTCTTGCATAGATCAAAGCCGGATGAATCACCGAGATTGATGTCCAGGAGGATGAGCGATGTTTCATTTTCTCGTAAAAACTGTTCGCACGCTTCTGCGCTAGTTACATAAGCGGATTTGACCTCGAACATATTAAAGTACTCACTTGTTGTTTCCGCAAGGACAGTCTCGTCATCCACAATTAAACAATCATAGTTCATAAGCGTTCTCCATTTAGTGATAGAATAGTAATCATTTTGCCTGAGACTTTCGATATCTCTAATTGCATGGTAAAAACGGTCAACGACAGAACCAAGCAAATTAATTTTACTTCCGAAATTACGAAATAACGTCCTCTCGCTTACGCCTTATCGCTTATCTTCATGTTATATTCTCCGGATGTTAGTGTCCACTCACGAATTAATAAAAGCTGGGAAACCTAGAGCTGAAGCGGTTTACCTCAACCCCTTCGAGACTGAATAAGCAAAAAAGCGACCTCATGAGGTCGCTTTTCTAATACTAGCCATGTAACCCTCCCGTTAAGCGGGGGCTATGACGATAGGGTCCTACCGGGATTTGGATTAGGCTGGTTAATCCTCCCGAAGTCATCTTGTAGATTTCATCACATAATCTGGCATCAAATCCGAGGAGCGGATGTCCCCCTAACCCGATAGCCGATGCTGCTAACAGCAAACGCTGTACGAGCATCCCCGCTTCCATCTGTTGGATGCGGTATCCCCTATACCCCATCGCTGTTACGAGATGATCCTTGTCCCCTGCTATATGAAAGCATAGCGGCACTTGAAACAGGTTCACATTATCAGAAGGCATTCCTTGCTGCAGCTGGAGCCGATGATCCCCATGACGTATCAATCGTAATGCATGAGCAGCGCTGTCATAATAGTAAGCACCTTCCGGAATACCATCAACGTTATACAAACAGACGTACAATGAAACGCGGGAAACAGGGTTCTCACGGTCCCCATCCAAATCATTCCAATATTTGAAGGAAGCCGTTGCCTCCTGCAGCAGTAAGGCCAGCTGCTCTTGGCTTACCTTGCTCATCATAAAGTCACTGTCCGGCGAATACCGCTTTCGGCTTACTGACGCCAGATCATACAACAATCGCTTCACGCGGGGAAGAGCCACCGCTTGATCCTCACAGTGAACGATCATCTCCTCCCCGATTCGCGGTATCGACCGAAGCGATTCCAATAGGGATGCTTCGTTCATTTTGATTAGCATCGGAAATTCCTTAACCCTCCAGGACCGGACGTAATGATTATGCTGAACCGTTGGCAACTCCCGGCATAATTCGGTGGCGGAGACAATCTCCTCTCCCTCATTCCTATTGGCAAACCCGGGGATTGCGGGCTCCACCGACAGCGGAATCACCGCATACACGCTTTCCTCTTGTTCGGATACCCCGAGAAGATCATTCACGGCTCGATCAAGAAACTGAAAAAACACCCCCGACGCAAAGCCAAACCGTTTGGCTACTTCCAAGAGTTGCCCGATCAGCGCACCCGCATCAAGTCCTTGCAGGCGGTAGGAAAAGTTATTGTATTTAAAAAAGTTTTTCCAAAACATAGTCGATACAAAAACCGCACCAAAGCAAGCCGAAGCGTCATAGCGATTACCAAGAGCCCTGGCTAAATAAGAATCGAAGTCACCTTCGCGTAGCAACACCAAACGGTGATGAGCCACATCATAATGGTATACCCCCGCAGGCAAATCCTCTATTTTCAGATACACGTATAATTCATTCGGATATAACGCTCCCCCGGAGGGAGCAAACCGCCGGTACAGCTGCAGCAGGCCCATGGTTTGCACCATGGAATTCGAGGCAAGGACTGACTGGGACAATTGAGTGAGCCCGAATACATACCAGAGAAAATGACCTATTAGACGAAGGTCGGGCTTCACCGGCGTTTCACCGCCTTCGAGCGTCAGCGGTACTTCCGGAGATAACGGAACCACAGGTAAACCGCGATAGAGCTTATATGCAAGCGGTCCGTCTTCCCAATCCACCACCAAGTCCAGCGGTTTGGTCTTGTCAATGTCATACTGCAGATTGTGCAGAAACGCCTCCAGACTCATCCTTGTCCCTCCTTATATGAACGAGGGTGGTCAACCACGCCACGTTTCTATTTTTGATACTATGGAAATGGATGCGGATATGGATTGAGATCTTCTAGCTTAAGCGGCTCCTTCGCGTACCCGAGTTCCACAGGTACCCGGAGCACCCGCTCCAACCCTGCCAGGCGGGTAAACTGATGACCGAATGTCATCGGCAGCATCCCCGGGATCAGCACTTTCACGCAATGCAGTCCATTTCGATTAATTTCCGGCGCTGTTACATCCACCACGATCACATCGAGATTCAATCGGTGGAATGCATTAAGAATGTCCTTCAGATCATCCGTTAAATCGGTATGCCTTGCCCCCCGCTTAAACTCCTCTTCAAACGTTCTCAACGGGCGATTGTCATCCAGCAAAAATTGCAGGCGCTCCTCCGCTTGCGGCAATCCGTAAAGTAGTGAATGATCCTCCATCTCCTGTACCAGGGATGAATCATGGAACATTCGAACATACGCCTCCCGGTTCGCATCCAATTTCTCGTCAAGCGTCAGCACCATACCGGCCAACTCGTGAACCGCACTTTTCACGGCCCGTATCGGATCTGGATGAGCTCCGGCTGCACAGATGAGATTCACTCCTGTTTGTTTCCTGTTTTTCGCCACTCCCCACACGCTTGGAATCCCATTCTCCATCGTCGAATTGAAGAAATACACATCAAACCCTGCCACTGCCTGCAAACGATCGATCATCAATCGCAATTCTTGGTCGTTAGCGGAATTTAGGTCAAGGCGCGGGAGAGGCAGCTGCGCATACCATGTCATTAGAAATGAATCCCGCTCCACCACTTCCAATATGCCGTAAAAAATAGCCTCCTCCAAACTTCCACCTAACGCACATCCGTTGGAAGTTTCAAACACAAAGCTGTGCCCGCAGCCCATGCTGTAATAGGCAAGCTGTTCCGGAACTAGAATCGGACGCTCTTGCAAAAACGAATAGCCCCATACCCAATTCATCGGGTGGTCAGGATTAAACGTTGTGTACGGAGCCCCCGGCTGGGCATATTGTTCCTCCGTATGCACCCCTACTTTGACGGGATCGAGTGCTTGATCTTTCAAATTGTTGAAGCTGTCACGGACTACCGTCCGTTTGCTTCGAGGCGCCAGACCGCAGTACCGCTCCAACCCCTCCAATATGGCGGTCAACTCGCTCACCGCATAGGAATGAGTCCGGCCTGCTGTTCCAACGTCCTCTGCGAACAACGGCAGATTCACACTCACATCGGCAAATAGCGACTTGAGATCAACCATTTTCCCATTCAAAAAACCGGTCTGGTAATCCATGTAGTCTTGGGTCAAAACTTTACTCAGCTCATCCACCCGGCGGCAGCGGTAACTGTCTGAGCTGATCTTTGGACTTGGTTCTAGCGAAATATGGGCTGCTGTCGATGAATCGTCAGGCAATTGACTACAAACCGGACATAGCGGGTCAGGGAGAATGAGGTGAAGTGTGCTCTCCAGCGTTTTAAGGTTGATCAAAAACACACTCCCTGCAGATTGAACCGTTTCGCCTTGTAACACTCTCCGTGCCTCTACTACCAGCAAGTGAGCCACCTGCAAAAGTCCTGTACGTGACGCCCATGCATCACGCAGCATTCCCCCATGTGTCACCAGCCTCTGCTGCAGCTCCCGCATTTCCTTGCGTTCGCGTCCTGCCATGAGGCGCCGCGTGTCTGCACACTGGGAGCACCCTTGTGTACCCGGGCGAACCAGCGGTCCGATCACGCCCTCACCAAATGAAACAAAGCCGCGAAGCCAAGGAATGCCGGCGGACTGCAGCACCTCTTCTGCCTTTTGATGAACGTAAGGATGCCAAGCATCGTGCAACACCAGAGCCAAATCTACCGCTTCCGGTACTCCTGCCTCGAAATCGATCTGACGAACGACCTCAAATTGGGTTGACAGTTCTCCGCACACGCAGTCCGCCAGCACCCCTTCGCCAACAATCACAATCATAGCGCTCACCGGGATCCCTCCTCTCGTAGCACCGCGCCAAACACCCCTGCCACTTCCTCCTTCAAAAACGGTTCTACCGCCAGATCGAAGACCAACAGCCTCTTACGGTTCCGATTCAAAACCTGTAAGGCGGACTGCAGAACCTCCGATTGTGACGATGCTTCACATGTAGGGATCTCAAGGCTTAGTGGGGCCTGTTCTTCCAGATGTACGGTCGAAAACTCCAATGATTGCGATTTGATGCCATCCGGTTGGTTTTGTGCCCCCAGCAGAGCCTGTTGTAATGCCTTCCGCAAAGCCAATGTCACATTTAAGTCTACACTGCCATACCAGCAATCACTCGTACCGACCCATACCACAGGAAATCCGGACACTTCCTCTCCCAAGGCGATCACCGGTGCTCCCTTCATCGTCGTCAATGCCTCTATATAAAAAAGGCAGTGTTTATCTTCTACCGCACCTAACTGTACCGGAGAGACCGAAGGCAACTGACACGCCTGCTGCTTGCCCAATACTTCGTCTAAACACCTTTGCAACCCTCGGCAAATGCCTTCCGCAACCGTTTCTCCTGCTCCGATGCCAATAAACTCCTGCGTTTCAATCCAGCTGCCCTCTACTCCCGGATGGGAGGGCAGCGTCGAAACGATCCGATCTGCCATTCGCGAAACATATGCTTCAAGCCCGACCAGCCCCGCTTCCCGCCGCGCCTCCTCATGCGTCAGAGCGGTACAGATCATTTCCGGTAGCAGCCCAGCCGGTCCTTCCGATAACGGATCGATAGCCTGAACGCGGCACTGAGAGAGCGGTAGCTGCGTTAAATCCCCCTCCTCCCAAACATGAAAAATCCCTGATTCCACCGATGTCAGCCGGCTGAAATGAGGAATCAATCCGTTCTCACTTTTGTTTGTTCCCCGTTCAAGCTGAAGATCGAAATCATGAATCCATTCAGGTGCGCTAAGTCCGGTCACAAGCGGATGGGGCAGGAACGAATGCCACGTTCCTTCCAAAGTCTCCAGATTAAGCAGAAAAAATCGATTATTCTGTTCCGAATCGTTCGCTCCCGTAATCTTTTTAAATAGTTCAAACACGCTCACATTGGCCAACATCGCTCCCGCTGTGGAAGAAAAGGTGTGCAGTTGTGGGTCTTTAGAAATTGCGGATTGGTGTAGGCGACGCCACGCTGACTCCCAGCATCCCTCAAGATCCGGATGTACTAACGGTCCCGCCAGACCCACCTGTTGCAAACATACAGCAGAAATAAATACCTTCTTCTCCTCCTTGCAAGCCGCATGAAGAACTCGAAGTTCCCGGGCATCGTCCTCCCGTGACACAAACAAAATCGAATCAAACGGCCTCACAGCCTCCCGCCAACAACTCCCCCCCTCCTTCTGCAAGGTAACCTCCTCTATTGCCACCTCGGAGTCGGTTTTACGGGCATGTGCCGCCAGTTCTGACATCCGTTGCTGATCCGTCGAATCTGAACCCGAGACCAGTACATGAAATTTGGGCAATCCGGATTCAAGGAGCGCTGAAATCGCCGAGATCAAAAATGGACCGGAACCGACCACCAATACTTTGGTCTGACGATAGGACTGAAAACGATACGCACCCGAATCACCGAAATGATCCAAAAATTCAATTTGAGAAGCATACTTTTTGAGAACCTCTTCCGGCAATTGATGTGGAGTATCTTGGCTCACATCCCGAGCAAAGCCGTTACGATACAAAACTTCTGCAATTTCATATACCTGATTCCGGTGTTGGTCCGGCAATCCGTCAGTCAAATCCCCCAATCTATGCTCCCCATTGAATATCGGTATCAGTGTTTCAATCCACTGATCGATCGCCTCACCTTCCATGCGGAACGAGCTTACATTGTTTCGAAAATACACACCGCTCAAATCAGGGAGAAAAAATGTATCCCTTTTAACCTTTAGACGCATCGAAGGGTTCAAATTTGTCATTCTATTCCTCCTCCGTAGGCTGTTCTCAATCTGCCTCAACACTTCACAAGTAATCTTATGTACAGCTATTTGTCCCTCATGACTGTAACGTTTGAACTTCTGCCCTTTCGTTACCAACGCAAAACACCCCTAAATTAGATTAGATTAACCCAGGGGTTTTTCTAACATCTATTTTAGGGATGCACATCAAAATGATACACGTTCCTTTCTCTTCTCATTAAGCAGCCACTGTTTCCGTAGAGAAATAAGTAATATTGGACACAAACATTGCCTTATCGGCAAAAACTACCTTATCGTCCTCCACGGTGACAGTTCTGACAGTTCTGACAGTTATGGCAGTTATGGCAGTTATGGCAGTTGTGGCAGTTTTGGCAATTGAAGCAGTTTTGACAATTGAAGCAATTAGAACAATTGAAGCACCTGAAGCAATTGAAACAATTGAAGAAGAAGCACAGTCGAGCTGACTGATCGCTTTGAGCGTTCCAAGGAGTCATCTCACTCGCCTTAAACTTGGAAACATTCAATTTCTGCAGATCATTTTTAAAATCATTCATACTCTTACCTCCATTTTTAAAAAACCGTTTTACTGGCAGCATAAACGCCAATTCTAATACTCATGACAACATATGAATCGCGCTCCGCTCTTGTTACTGATCTAAATGCCTATATTTTCTTTTTCTTCGTAAATCCAAGCTCGAAATTGCTTCTCCGTGTTAGCTGAGACAACACTATAAAAAAGAGCTTTTCCGGCTGAACAGAGTCATGCAGGGAAATACAAAAAGAAGCCTGCCACCATTACAGTGGCAAAGCTCCTTTTTCGTTGTTGTGGATTTATAGTATGGAGGCGAACCGTGGCTGTGCGAAAACACAATCCGTCGCTGCGTGATGCTCAGACTGTGTAGGGAGGTGGCGTAGTAAATCATCCAAAAAGTCGAGAATGTTAACTTGCTTCATAACTCTTAAGTAACAATGATTTGGCCTTTTTAAACTGCTCGTCATTCACGATTGTTATTTCAAGTTCACCGGTTCCATAGTGCCTGATCTTTCTCACATCTCTGGTGAATCCTGGTTCAATAGTGATGGAGTCGGGATTCACCTTCACATATACTGTAATTTTCTTCGATTGGGGGTGAATCTCGATACAGTTCCGTCAAAGCAAACCGAGGGGAGTCCAACCCCTATTCGAAGATAACGATAGCACAAGCTTCTACGGGTTAGTGACAGATTTGATGTCACCCTGAACACACAGTGCCCCTCCTGAAGATTTATCATTGCTTATTCATTTACCCTAACTATACCCACAAGTAAAAGCTCTACCATTTGATCTAACGCCTTCTCTAAAGTTAATTCCTTTTGAATGGCAGCCTGATAATCCATCAACTGATAGGAGCAACATCTAAATCAAATTTTTTACCATTTATTTTGGCATTTTTATGACCCATAAATAATTCGATCGTATTTTCTGCATCAATAATAGTAACTTTTCTTGTTTTAGAGTTCCATTTAATTTGAGCGCCTAAATTTTCGGTTATAATCCTAATAGGTAGTAAAGTTCTATCACTTTCAGAAATCAAATTGGCATTTTTTATTATAGATCCATTTATAAATAATGCTACAAAATCTTTGCTAATTAACTCTTTGGTAGAGTCGCCATATAGGATATAAAACTCGCTTTACAACCAATTACACACATGCATTATTTATCAACAAAATCAGAAATTTCTGCCACTATTGATTTTTATAATACTACCTCACTATTTTAAAAAAAGAACACCCAGACCTCTTTCGGTCTAGGTGTTCATGATTTTTAGCTGAAGACGTAAGTTCCAACATGGTGAATGCCATTTTGGGCGTTGCCGAAACCGTAAAGGACAACGTACAAGGCTCCGTCCTCACGATCCAACATGCCCAATCGCCGTCACAAAGAGAAAGAGAAATACAGCCA
Above is a window of Paenibacillus uliginis N3/975 DNA encoding:
- a CDS encoding HAMP domain-containing sensor histidine kinase, whose protein sequence is MRIKWIFLLILIVFIAGVSFSVLVLVTKENTDVNIVAVNEVLKTVESHWGHIGQGDYSTLREHFAVLDNSGNVLYQTAGGLSTTINDAIKNRDTITDIMVNGTPEGKLIIYNDYKEMIQQIKKQLVIVIFMTFTTLAVLFTLCILFINYTVFKPFQKLQSFALNVARGNLDIPLEMDKNNTFGAFTESFDIMREELAVARNSEYAANRSKKELVASLSHDIKTPVASIKAVTELMLLRAADEKVIKQLNMVYSKAEQINLLVTDMFHATLEELKELKVTVREEYSNVLNGMIANVNYDDQISCEPIPDCILLTDVMRLQQVIDNILSNSYKYAGTNVTITSRICSTYLEMDINDYGNGISGDELPLLFNKFYRGNNIGGQSGSGLGLYISKYLMQNMQGDIACYNREDGFTVTLKIKLA
- a CDS encoding response regulator transcription factor — its product is MNYDCLIVDDETVLAETTSEYFNMFEVKSAYVTSAEACEQFLRENETSLILLDINLGDSSGFDLCKRLRQTTQIPILFISARSSDDDVLIALNIGGDDYIQKPYTLSILLAKVKAVLKRYGGNSSPTEILEFGQIKIDCMLCRVRVNGVDIRLKTLEYKLLCYLAKNKNKVVTKEELFHNVWGDSFTGDGTLNVHIRHLREKIEVNPNEPQYIKTVWGTGYVLEDSKS
- a CDS encoding ABC transporter ATP-binding protein, translating into MQNVILRTEKLCKTFSSGGIQQHVLKNLDISLMERDFTVIMGSSGSGKSTLLYALSGMDKPTLGEIHFEEQNISKLNNDQLAVFRRNNCGFVFQQIYLLDNMSVLDNVLASGLLVSKNKREIVSKAKQLLAQVGLDEASWGKFPSQLSGGEAQRAGIVRALINSPKIVFADEPTGALNSAASDSVLDVMTEVNHNGQSIVMVTHDIKTALRGNRVLYLRDGVIYGDLKLGAYHVDHNRERHEKLNAFLAEMGW
- a CDS encoding ABC transporter permease translates to MKIVNLALANIKKGKGAAISLFILIFIAALLLNVGMTVISKMNTFYDDKVEELHDAHVSIIMNSSEYKPSYEDFLKNYSGVRETETEQIILMNTAKFRYGDSDLSLGAAILNADASRRFSPLKLIEKLDSINNQDMYVPYSFKTSGGYKLGDNFTINYQDKDYSYRIAGFFEATMMGTNNNGMMKFLLPDTSYHQLSDKLGKTVDGILMSASLTDSTQSAELLNDYNKQFSHPHWGADIVMMKSVNTMTVNIVAMILVAFAAVIVLVSLIVIKFRVTNSIDDGMVNIGVLKAVGYTSWQIIASMALQFMLIALSAGVIGVLISYTAMPVFGGIISSLAGLQWSQSFDIAINLVSILAVVVLVLTVALLSSSRIRKLHPVAALRGGIMTHSFKKNLFPLEKGKGGLHFVLACKTMIKNSKQNIMIAMIIAAITFASIFSIVLYYNVAVDKTAFIHLVGSETSNVVIQSNHDVDGDKLLADIEQMDGVTKTALLEFTTATMDGQSVYMSISDDYSKLNNNVVYKGRNPQYDNEIAVSGALAKLLHKSIGDTVKVEMNDVSRQFLITGLSQSLNYMGKITSVTLPGVQHLIPDYTGTIINVYLKDVGNADFIRDFKAKYGTLIKDITDVDEMLASQSSVYISAVLSVMVTILAITVLVVALILYLVIKTMILKRKREFGILKATGYTTLQLMTQIVLSFVPVVIVGVIIGGVLGSLCTNSVLTLLLSGAGIYNVQFIVNIPLIVMLCVGLIVLAYLISMLVARRIKRITAYGLITE